Proteins encoded together in one Bacteroides ovatus window:
- a CDS encoding zinc-dependent metalloprotease: MRRFLIICLAAVFTLPAADANTIFWKKKKDKTEKKEKKLSKYEKLFKDKKVETSKGLLTLHFVDKKKLLVEFPVSLMGREFLLGSKVVETSDMGNGPAGTMSYTPRHIKFAVVDSTLYMKEVSRTGQNMIFSSSANQNMQEGLKKNSLSTIVDAFTIAAFNKDSSAVVVDMTSYFVSHTENMNPFSSGKRTMEYGSGRQAVKFKDDLSYLMGVKAFGDNVSIISKLTYLMNLSVGGQLVSVDEPVSMTVNRTLLLLPEKPQMRPRLADPRIGIGTVAMENMGTEVDGSRMEHRMKRWNLEVSDVDKYKRGELTKPKKPIVFYMDPNFPVSWRAAVKAGVNDWNKAFEAIGFKDAIQVKDFPKDDPDFDPDNLKYSTIRYVPTGVVTTMKDASFADPRTGEIMNASLYLYHDLLKWNNIQRFVQTSQVDPDARHLRLPDDLMSETLRCAVRREVGFALGLIENMAGSFAIPTDSLRSASYTQKYGITASVMDEVGFNYVAQPSDKGVMLSPKLGVYDYYAIKVAYKPILEAQTAQEENKVVRQWISEKSGDPMYRFGTKQYLLTTFDPSALSFDLGNDAIKASTYGINNLRYIVAHMHEWMDAEDKNYDYRNMVFPFIVQQLRGYLFNVYRNIGSFYLNEHFVGDANATLTAVPKDLQRASLDFLFTQLKDLEWIDDEDVIKKLSFSGSQARKILKNYVVKEKNVITDLYQTKRVSLTYYRDPSSYSPKEYIDDLYELVWRPTMEGRSLTEPERIMQAEFLSNVRNSVDINGQKRWFGQYYLSDDNTDKVGALDEEEDEEAESAIEEQGYGSRAVMYNIATDNQNHLWYGTYQKLAELVKKQQMTGDEQTRAHYKYLLFLMTRSWKDAPKI, from the coding sequence ATGAGACGATTTTTGATCATTTGTCTGGCTGCGGTATTTACATTGCCTGCTGCAGACGCAAATACGATTTTCTGGAAAAAGAAAAAAGATAAAACAGAAAAGAAAGAGAAAAAACTCAGTAAATACGAAAAGCTGTTTAAAGACAAGAAGGTGGAAACCTCTAAAGGTTTGCTCACTTTACATTTTGTGGACAAGAAAAAGCTGCTCGTGGAGTTCCCAGTTTCACTTATGGGACGGGAGTTTCTTTTAGGCTCCAAAGTGGTAGAAACATCTGATATGGGAAATGGACCGGCAGGAACGATGTCGTATACTCCCCGTCACATTAAATTTGCAGTGGTAGACAGCACACTGTATATGAAGGAAGTTAGCAGAACAGGACAGAATATGATATTCTCCAGTTCGGCGAATCAGAATATGCAGGAAGGACTGAAGAAGAATTCATTATCAACCATTGTTGATGCATTCACTATTGCTGCCTTTAATAAGGACTCTTCGGCCGTTGTAGTGGATATGACTTCCTACTTTGTATCTCATACGGAAAATATGAATCCTTTTTCAAGTGGTAAACGTACAATGGAATATGGATCGGGCAGACAAGCTGTAAAATTCAAGGATGATTTGTCTTATCTGATGGGAGTGAAGGCTTTTGGAGATAATGTTTCTATTATTTCTAAATTGACTTACTTAATGAATTTAAGTGTGGGTGGACAACTTGTAAGTGTGGATGAACCTGTTAGCATGACAGTAAACCGTACTTTATTGTTGCTTCCAGAAAAGCCGCAGATGCGTCCGCGTTTAGCCGATCCCCGAATAGGAATAGGGACTGTAGCCATGGAAAATATGGGTACGGAGGTAGACGGTTCCAGAATGGAACACCGGATGAAACGTTGGAATCTGGAGGTATCGGATGTTGATAAGTACAAACGTGGTGAACTGACGAAACCGAAAAAACCGATTGTCTTTTATATGGATCCAAACTTCCCGGTAAGCTGGAGAGCAGCTGTAAAAGCAGGAGTAAATGACTGGAATAAGGCTTTCGAGGCTATCGGTTTCAAAGATGCTATCCAAGTGAAGGATTTCCCGAAAGATGATCCGGATTTTGATCCTGACAATTTAAAGTACAGTACGATTCGTTATGTTCCTACCGGAGTGGTGACGACTATGAAAGATGCATCATTTGCTGATCCTCGTACCGGGGAAATCATGAATGCTTCTTTATATCTTTATCATGATTTGCTGAAGTGGAATAATATCCAGCGTTTTGTACAGACTTCCCAGGTTGATCCGGATGCGCGTCATCTTCGTTTGCCGGATGATTTGATGAGTGAAACGCTTCGTTGTGCCGTTCGCCGGGAAGTGGGTTTTGCTTTAGGATTGATAGAGAATATGGCAGGTTCTTTTGCTATACCGACAGATTCTTTACGGTCGGCTTCTTATACGCAGAAATATGGAATAACTGCCTCTGTGATGGATGAAGTAGGTTTCAACTATGTGGCTCAACCGAGTGATAAAGGAGTGATGCTTTCTCCTAAATTGGGAGTGTATGACTACTATGCTATTAAAGTAGCCTACAAACCTATTTTAGAAGCACAAACTGCACAGGAAGAGAATAAGGTGGTACGCCAGTGGATTAGTGAGAAAAGCGGTGATCCGATGTATCGTTTTGGAACCAAACAGTATTTGCTGACTACATTCGACCCATCGGCTCTTTCTTTTGATTTAGGAAACGATGCGATTAAAGCCAGTACATACGGTATTAATAATTTGCGTTACATTGTAGCTCATATGCATGAATGGATGGATGCGGAAGATAAGAATTATGATTATCGTAATATGGTATTTCCGTTTATCGTACAGCAATTGAGAGGATATTTGTTTAATGTATATCGTAATATCGGTTCATTCTATTTGAATGAGCACTTTGTTGGTGACGCTAACGCAACTCTTACCGCAGTACCCAAGGATTTGCAAAGAGCTTCTTTAGATTTTCTGTTTACTCAACTGAAGGATTTGGAATGGATTGATGATGAAGACGTCATTAAGAAACTTTCATTCTCCGGTTCACAGGCCCGTAAGATTCTGAAGAATTATGTAGTAAAGGAAAAGAATGTGATTACAGACTTATATCAGACTAAGCGTGTTTCGTTGACGTACTATCGTGATCCGTCTTCTTATAGTCCGAAAGAATATATCGACGATTTATATGAATTAGTATGGCGTCCGACAATGGAGGGACGTTCGTTGACGGAACCTGAACGTATCATGCAGGCTGAATTCTTATCGAATGTGCGCAACAGTGTAGATATAAATGGTCAGAAGAGATGGTTCGGACAATACTATTTGTCGGATGATAACACAGACAAAGTAGGAGCTTTGGACGAAGAGGAAGATGAAGAGGCTGAAAGCGCAATAGAGGAACAGGGTTACGGCTCTCGTGCTGTCATGTATAATATAGCAACGGATAATCAGAATCATTTATGGTACGGTACTTATCAGAAATTGGCAGAGTTAGTCAAGAAACAACAAATGACTGGAGATGAACAAACGCGTGCCCACTATAAATATCTATTGTTCTTGATGACTCGTTCCTGGAAAGATGCCCCTAAAATTTAA
- a CDS encoding zinc-dependent metalloprotease, which produces MKLFIVLLTGAFMLATGTSDVFAKKKEKVQTEAKSDTVRTASKKRNTQYPRLFKNKRVVTKKGLITIHKIDDKLYFEFPKSLLGREFLMGSSISATSDNTSGLVGQTMTTPLHIRFAIQEDQVYMQNVTPVSRMDVYSNQSDISKAVAKSNITPDMESFKIAAYNMDSTAVVFEVTKFFLADNKRLPLFDQNSSSLEDEKYGQLELKAVLKKNLSSIRNFYVFDDNLEINLDMSFYQSLLASKKEVRGGNVRVKAVYSMLLLPEETMVWRLGDPRLGYTFTKKQKISTEKDGTAFSYLQHKWNLLPADEEAYRRGDLVAPRKPVVFYIDSDFPEAWKKAIKEGVNWWNEAFKMAGFKDAVQTADFPANDTTFYAGNLKYSCIRYVPVNLSKTQSKVWVDPRSGEIINGTIFVGHDIAKTIASQRFVQTAQVDERMRGIQLSEEVLLEGIRLYVAREVGHCLGLADNASASAAFSVESLRSPEFTRQNGIASSVMDELPYNYIAQPQDGKADFIQNKLGAYDLFAIQMGYMLVPDAKTPEEIREKIMRWVSMKSGDPVYRYGKAQYQGAEYDPSALGGDLGNNAVKAGKYGISNLKYILGNMDKWVEQQDSDYRFRIQIYPEIVNRYNQYLMYAFRNVGGFYLSEHIVGDRNQALSVVSKAQQREAARFVMNELCNMTWLDDSSILRNMPVQTPVYQKLIKNFATALVATKRVSLAYYKDKNSYSPEEYLNDIYSGVWASTLKGKSLNRAEMLLQYEVVAAILRKLQLPNHMETTGREKKGKKIETLLQSVRPEVNTVGGFGPLGYITNLSNDNQLHLYHGLLIRIQKLMESRLNSGSDETRMHYGQLLEKIEDIRNW; this is translated from the coding sequence AAGGGCTTATAACGATCCATAAGATTGATGATAAACTTTATTTTGAGTTTCCAAAAAGTTTGTTAGGACGTGAATTTTTGATGGGTTCTTCGATCTCGGCAACTAGTGATAATACGAGTGGTCTTGTCGGACAGACTATGACTACTCCGTTGCATATCCGTTTCGCTATACAAGAGGATCAGGTGTATATGCAGAATGTAACTCCCGTTTCCCGGATGGATGTATATAGTAATCAGTCTGATATCAGTAAGGCAGTAGCGAAAAGTAATATAACGCCGGATATGGAGTCATTCAAGATTGCGGCTTATAATATGGATAGTACAGCAGTGGTGTTCGAGGTGACTAAGTTCTTTCTTGCTGACAATAAACGTCTTCCTCTGTTTGACCAGAATAGTTCCTCTTTGGAGGATGAGAAATATGGTCAATTGGAGTTGAAAGCGGTGTTGAAAAAGAATCTTTCTTCCATCAGAAACTTTTATGTCTTTGATGATAACCTGGAGATCAATCTGGATATGAGCTTTTATCAATCTTTGCTTGCCAGTAAGAAGGAAGTTAGAGGAGGAAATGTGCGGGTGAAGGCTGTTTATTCAATGCTTTTATTGCCGGAAGAGACAATGGTTTGGCGATTGGGCGATCCCCGGTTAGGGTATACATTTACCAAAAAGCAGAAGATATCAACAGAGAAAGACGGTACGGCCTTTTCATATTTGCAACATAAATGGAATCTGTTGCCAGCTGACGAGGAAGCCTATCGCCGGGGAGATCTGGTTGCTCCACGGAAACCGGTGGTGTTCTATATCGATAGTGATTTTCCGGAAGCCTGGAAAAAAGCAATAAAAGAAGGAGTTAACTGGTGGAATGAAGCGTTTAAAATGGCTGGGTTTAAAGATGCTGTTCAGACTGCGGATTTTCCTGCAAATGATACGACGTTTTATGCCGGAAATTTGAAGTATTCTTGCATCCGTTATGTTCCTGTAAATCTCTCAAAAACTCAGAGTAAAGTTTGGGTGGACCCTCGTAGTGGAGAAATTATTAATGGAACTATTTTTGTCGGACATGATATAGCTAAGACAATAGCCAGTCAACGTTTTGTTCAAACAGCTCAAGTTGATGAACGTATGCGGGGGATACAATTGTCGGAAGAGGTTTTATTAGAGGGTATCCGGCTTTATGTGGCTCGTGAAGTAGGCCATTGTTTAGGTTTGGCAGATAACGCTTCCGCGTCGGCCGCATTTTCTGTAGAATCATTGCGTTCACCTGAATTTACCAGGCAGAACGGTATTGCCTCTTCTGTGATGGATGAGCTTCCTTATAATTATATTGCTCAACCGCAAGATGGTAAGGCTGATTTCATCCAAAATAAGTTGGGAGCTTATGACTTGTTTGCGATTCAGATGGGATATATGCTCGTTCCGGATGCGAAGACACCAGAAGAAATCCGTGAAAAGATAATGAGATGGGTATCTATGAAGTCAGGAGATCCGGTTTATCGTTATGGAAAAGCGCAATATCAGGGTGCAGAATACGATCCGAGTGCGCTCGGAGGTGATTTGGGTAACAATGCTGTTAAAGCGGGAAAATATGGAATCAGTAATCTGAAATATATCTTGGGGAATATGGACAAATGGGTGGAACAACAAGATTCGGACTACCGTTTCCGTATTCAGATCTATCCGGAGATAGTTAATCGGTATAACCAATATTTGATGTATGCTTTTCGAAATGTAGGAGGATTTTATTTGTCCGAACATATAGTAGGCGATCGTAATCAGGCTCTGTCTGTTGTATCTAAAGCGCAACAACGTGAGGCGGCTCGTTTTGTGATGAACGAGTTGTGTAACATGACTTGGTTAGATGATTCTTCCATCCTTCGTAATATGCCGGTACAGACGCCGGTTTATCAAAAGCTGATTAAGAATTTTGCAACAGCTTTGGTGGCTACCAAACGAGTGTCATTGGCTTACTACAAAGATAAGAACAGTTATTCTCCTGAAGAATACCTGAATGACATTTACAGTGGTGTATGGGCATCGACTTTAAAAGGAAAGTCATTGAATCGTGCAGAGATGCTACTTCAATATGAAGTGGTGGCCGCTATCTTGAGAAAGTTGCAGTTGCCCAATCACATGGAAACTACAGGTCGTGAAAAGAAAGGTAAGAAGATTGAAACGTTGTTGCAGTCTGTCCGGCCTGAAGTAAATACAGTTGGAGGATTCGGACCTTTGGGATACATCACCAATTTATCTAATGATAATCAGCTGCATTTGTATCATGGGTTGTTGATCCGTATTCAGAAGTTAATGGAATCGCGTTTGAATTCCGGTTCTGATGAAACAAGGATGCACTATGGACAGTTGCTTGAAAAGATAGAAGACATACGTAATTGGTAA